In one window of Juglans regia cultivar Chandler chromosome 3, Walnut 2.0, whole genome shotgun sequence DNA:
- the LOC109018437 gene encoding disease resistance protein RPM1-like: protein MQREVVGIRDELESIKCFLKDVEASEGKGDLHDGLKTWVKQVREAAFHIEDVIDEYILHVAQYRHQHSFVAFLNKIGRILTKLKPCHGIATKIRHIKISIREIRERSERYGFTSTQQGSGCGATNAVTWHDYRVGSLFTEEGEVVGIESTRNELVSWLIRGEARRLVISMVGMGGIGKTTLAKKLYETESVEGHFDCRVWITVSQSYNLQKILKAMAKQIYQEKETTVLMELNIMDEITLISQLRHYLLQKSYVVVFDDVWKTEFWEVVKHALPCNNGGSRIIITTRSHHVGVSCKESPSDLIHNLQPLSQKKAWELFCRKAFQLEFQGKCPRELVRLSHEIVRKCEGLPLAIVAIGGLLSTKEKVPLEWRKLHDSLSSELESNPHLTSVAKILCLSYHDLPCYLKSCFLYFSVFPEDYSITDSRLFRLWIVEGFIEGKKGKQLEQVAEECLMELIHRNLVQVSFRDLDYEVRRKYRIHDLLHEIILSKAGELNFCQVLEADDSSFNGKGRRLSIHDARQNVVDTIEPFQVRSLFLFNLNEMPRSFMVKLFKKFKLLKVLDFEDAPIDYIPKEVGNLFHLNHLSLRNTKVKILPKSVGRLQNLQTLNVMETPIGKGGSDEGSVLGGRGK from the exons ATGCAAAGGGAAGTTGTCGGTATTAGAGATGAACTGGAGAGCATTAAGTGTTTCCTCAAGGACGTAGAGGCAAGCGAAGGGAAAGGAGACCTCCATGATGGTCTAAAAACATGGGTGAAACAAGTTAGGGAGGCAGCGTTTCATATAGAAGATGTTATAGATGAGTACATTCTTCATGTTGCACAATATCGTCATCAGCATAGTTTCGTTGCTTTCCTCAACAAAATTGGTCGCATTCTGACAAAACTAAAACCATGTCATGGGATAGCCACCAAGATTCGacatatcaaaatatcaatCCGTGAGATCAGGGAACGAAGTGAAAGATATGGCTTTACTTCCACACAGCAAGGATCAGGTTGTGGCGCAACAAATGCTGTGACATGGCATGACTATAGAGTGGGTTCCCTTTTCACCGAGGAAGGTGAAGTTGTGGGTATTGAATCCACAAGGAATGAACTGGTAAGCTGGTTGATAAGAGGGGAAGCTAGGCGCTTGGTGATCTCCATGGTAGGAATGGGGGGGATTGGTAAGACAACTCTTGCCAAGAAATTATATGAGACTGAGTCAGTCGAGGGACACTTTGACTGCCGTGTTTGGATCACTGTGTCTCAGTCATACAACTTGCAGAAGATACTCAAGGCCATGGCAAAGCAAATCTATCAGGAAAAAGAAACGACAGTTCTGATGGAATTAAACATAATGGATGAGATCACACTAATTAGTCAGCTGAGGCATTATTTACTGCAAAAGAGTTATGTTGTGGTTTTTGATGATGTCTGGAAGACCGAGTTTTGGGAAGTTGTGAAACATGCCTTACCATGCAATAACGGAGGCAGCAGGATAATCATCACAACCCGTAGCCATCATGTTGGTGTTTCTTGTAAAGAATCTCCATCTGATCTAATTCACAATCTACAACCTCTGTCTCAGAAAAAGGCTTGGGAATTGTTTTGCAGAAAGGCATTCCAGTTGGAGTTTCAGGGAAAGTGTCCAAGAGAGTTGGTGAGATTGTCGCATGAAATTGTCCGGAAATGTGAAGGCTTGCCTCTTGCAATTGTGGCCATAGGTGGTCTTCTTTCTACAAAGGAGAAGGTTCCATTAGAATGGAGAAAGTTGCATGATAGCCTCAGTTCTGAGCTAGAAAGTAATCCCCACCTTACAAGTGTTGCAAAGATTCTGTGTCTCAGTTATCATGATCTGCCTTGCTACCTCAAGTCTTGCTTCTTATACTTCAGCGTCTTTCCAGAGGACTATTCAATTACTGATTCAAGATTATTTCGGCTGTGGATAGTTGAGGGCtttatagaaggaaaaaaaggaaaacagttGGAGCAGGTGGCAGAGGAATGCTTGATGGAGCTTATCCACAGAAACTTGGTTCAAGTGTCATTCAGAGATCTCGATTATGAGGTACGTAGAAAGTATAGAATCCATGACCTGTTACATGAAATCATCCTATCAAAGGCTGGAGAGCTGAATTTCTGTCAAGTTTTGGAGGCAGATGACTCGAGCTTCAATGGAAAAGGTCGACGCCTATCAATCCATGATGCTAGACAAAATGTTGTAGATACCATTGAACCCTTTCAGGTAcgttctctttttctcttcaaccTGAATGAAATGCCCAGGTCTTTCATGGTTAAATTGTTCAAGAAGTTCAAGCTTTTAAAAGTGTTGGATTTTGAAGATGCTCCTATCGATTATATTCCTAAAGAAGTGGGTAATTTATTCCACTTAAATCACTTAAGTTTGAGGAATACGAAGGTGAAGATACTTCCAAAGTCTGTTGGTAGGCTACAGAACCTACAGACATTAAATGTCATGGAAACCCCT ATCGGGAAGGGGGGTTCTGATGAAGGTTCAGTTCTGGGCGGCAGAGGGAAGTAA
- the LOC109018436 gene encoding vacuolar-sorting receptor 6-like isoform X1 — MMAAMEKKICMAFLVKLLTALVLVLISVLENHEVGARFVVEKSSITVLFPMNMHSKHDGAIGNFGVPDYGGYLAGSLVYPEKGSNGCEAFEGDKPFKSNFSRPTVLLLDRGGCYFALKVWNGQQAGAAAVLVADSVDEPLITMDSPAESIDSDGYIEKIGIPSALIEKSFGESLKEGLQKKEDVIIRIDWREAVPHPDERVEYEFWTNSNDECGARCDEQMDFVRNFRGHAQILEKGGYTLFTPHYITWYCPLAFIHSSQCKSQCINNGRYCAPDPERDFGEGYQGKDVVLENLRQLCVHRVAKESNRPWVWWDYATDFHIRCSMKEKRYSKDCAENVIEALGLPIEKIRKCIGDPEADMENEVLRTEQVLQVGRGSRGDVTILPTVVINNVQYRGKLERSAVLKAICAGFKETTDPPVCLSGDIETNECTHEHNGGCWRDTLSNVTACKDTFRGRVCECPVVNGVQYQGDGYTSCTPYGSARCSISNGGCWYEARDGLAFSACSESDLHGCRCPHGFHGDGQKCQDVDECKERSRCQCNGCSCRNTWGSYECKCKGDLLYIKEQDACIERNRSRFGWFPSFLVLAALAAACIAGYIFYKYRLRSYMDTEIMAIMSQYMPLDNEHNNQVQTDQAEPLRRDSV; from the exons GTTTTGGTATTAATATCAGTTCTTGAGAATCATGAAGTGGGTGCAAGGTTTGTGGTGGAGAAGAGTAGTATTACTGTTCTATTTCCCATGAACATGCATTCAAAGCACGACGGCGCCATAGGGAACTTTGGAGTTCCAGATTATGGAGGCTATCTGGCGGGCTCTCTGGTCTATCCCGAGAAAGGCTCCAACGGGTGCGAGGCCTTTGAGGGTGATAAGCCTTTCAAGTCCAATTTCTCTCGCCCCACTGTTCTTCTTCTTGACCGAGGAG GATGCTACTTTGCCTTGAAAGTATGGAATGGACAACAGGCAGGAGCTGCAGCTGTTTTAGTGGCTGATAGCGTTGACGAGCCTCTAATTACCATGGATTCTCCCGCGGAAAGCATTGATTCAGATGGGTACATAGAGAAGATTGGAATTCCATCAGCTTTGATAGAGAAGTCTTTTGGCGAAAGCTTGAAGGAAGGTCTGCAAAAAAAAGAGGACGTTATAATAAGAATAGACTGGAGAGAGGCTGTGCCCCATCCAGATGAGAGGGTTGAGTATGAGTTTTGGACGAACAGTAACGACGAATGTGGGGCTCGCTGCGACGAGCAGATGGATTTTGTGAGGAATTTCAGGGGCCACGCTCAGATTCTTGAGAAGGGGGGTTACACCCTTTTCACACCACACTACATAACTTGGTACTGCCCGCTCGCATTCATCCATAGCAGTCAATGCAAGTCTCAGTGCATAAACAATGGAAGATACTGTGCTCCAGACCCAGAGAGAGATTTTGGAGAGGGATATCAAGGCAAAGATGTGGTCCTTGAGAACTTGAGGCAGCTCTGTGTGCATAGAGTCGCCAAGGAGAGCAACCGGCCATGGGTTTGGTGGGATTATGCTACAGATTTCCATATTAGGTGTTCCATGAAGGAGAAGAGATATAGCAAGGACTGTGCTGAGAATGTCATTGAAGCACTTG GTCTTCCCATCGAGAAGATTAGAAAGTGCATCGGTGACCCTGAAGCTGATATGGAAAATGAAGTCCTAAGAACTGAGCAAGTACTCCAG GTTGGGCGAGGATCTCGTGGTGATGTAACCATCTTGCCAACAGTGGTCATTAACAATGTTCAGTATCGAG GAAAATTGGAGAGAAGTGCTGTGCTGAAAGCCATATGTGCTGGATTTAAAGAGACCACTGATCCTCCAGTTTGTTTAAGTGGAG ATATTGAGACTAATGAGTGCACTCATGAACACAATGGTGGCTGTTGGCGGGACACACTCTCTAATGTAACTGCTTGTAAG GACACATTTAGAGGAAGAGTCTGCGAGTGCCCTGTGGTAAATGGCGTTCAATATCAAGGAGATGGTTACACATCTTGTACAC CTTATGGATCTGCAAGATGCTCAATATCTAATGGAGGTTGCTGGTATGAAGCTAGGGATGGATTGGCCTTCTCGGCTTGCTCA GAGTCTGATCTCCATGGCTGTCGCTGCCCACATGGCTTTCATGGGGATGGTCAGAAATGCCAAG ATGTTGATGAATGCAAGGAACGCAGTCGTTGTCAGTGTAATGGTTGCAGCTGCAGAAACACTTGGGGTAGTTATGAATGCAAGTGTAAGGGGGACCTTCTGTATATAAAGGAGCAAGATGCTTGTATTG AAAGAAATAGATCACGATTTGGATGGTTTCCATCCTTCTTGGTCCTTGCAGCTTTGGCGGCAGCTTGTATAGCTggttatatattctataaatataggCTACGG TCTTACATGGACACAGAGATCATGGCTATCATGTCACAATACATGCCACTAGACAACGAGCATAATAATCAAGTCCAAACTGATCAAGCCGAACCTTTACGACGAGACTCGGTGTAA